The following are encoded in a window of Candidatus Zixiibacteriota bacterium genomic DNA:
- a CDS encoding UbiA family prenyltransferase — MPTADARMSPRNTAAAWWSLIRGGNVLMAGAASLLGLVLAAPNDIWPQSLPAVLPPMLICAAGYIDNDICDRAIDRHIKPARAIVSGRVRLSAARAAAGAFTMAGVLLASVGGWPALVAVLVVVACIAWYNRALSARPLIGNVAVAAIGAFPIIYGALHAPLIHSLSRNAVLLAALTAFWLHWGREILKDVVDVDGDRVVGRRTLPIVLSPDSATRLAGLPLLLGAVSALWLGLGTIMAPIYLFGVCVTVIPAVLLGAAQCALNPSTATASRWVAGAKLSLAGGLIWMFLGAT, encoded by the coding sequence ATGCCGACAGCCGATGCACGAATGTCACCCCGCAATACGGCAGCGGCCTGGTGGTCGCTCATTCGCGGCGGCAATGTCCTGATGGCGGGTGCGGCTTCACTGTTGGGTCTGGTTCTGGCTGCCCCCAATGACATTTGGCCCCAATCGCTCCCCGCCGTTCTCCCTCCCATGCTGATTTGTGCAGCAGGGTACATCGACAATGACATTTGCGATCGGGCCATCGACCGGCACATCAAGCCCGCGCGCGCGATTGTCAGTGGTCGTGTTCGGTTGTCCGCTGCACGCGCTGCAGCCGGAGCATTTACGATGGCCGGAGTGCTGTTGGCGTCGGTCGGAGGTTGGCCGGCGTTGGTCGCAGTGCTAGTCGTCGTCGCCTGCATCGCTTGGTACAATCGCGCGCTGTCGGCTCGGCCGCTCATCGGAAATGTGGCCGTTGCCGCCATCGGCGCATTCCCGATTATTTATGGCGCGCTGCATGCGCCCCTCATCCATTCCCTGTCGAGGAATGCGGTCCTGTTGGCGGCCCTGACGGCGTTTTGGCTGCATTGGGGGCGTGAGATTCTCAAAGATGTCGTCGATGTCGACGGCGACCGCGTCGTCGGACGGCGCACATTGCCGATCGTGCTGTCCCCCGATTCGGCAACCCGCCTCGCCGGGTTGCCGCTGTTGCTCGGCGCCGTGTCGGCGCTCTGGCTCGGGCTCGGCACGATTATGGCTCCGATTTATCTCTTCGGAGTCTGCGTCACGGTGATTCCGGCGGTATTGCTGGGCGCGGCGCAGTGTGCCTTGAATCCGTCCACGGCCACAGCGTCGCGCTGGGTGGCCGGCGCGAAACTCTCGCTGGCCGGAGGCCTGATCTGGATGTTTTTGGGCGCAACCTGA
- a CDS encoding MoxR family ATPase, giving the protein MHPEIEKIQRDVEGQSAFCRTLKDAIGQVIVGQNHLIDRLLIALLADGHILLEGVPGLAKTLSVRTLADAIRADFRRLQFTPDLLPADLLGTMVYHPNTGEFSARKGPIFANIILADEINRAPAKVQSALLEAMQERQVTISSSSYPLPSPFLVLATQNPIEQEGTYPLPEAQVDRFMLKVIVGYPSRDEERAIMDRMTGEQLPKVRPVVTPEEIIAARAVVRRIYIDDKVKDYIVNIVHASRKPEAYGLDLTGLIAYGASPRASIYLNLAARAHAFVSGRAFVTPEDIKSVGPDVLRHRVIVTYEAEAEQVTSATVVQRLFDHVEVP; this is encoded by the coding sequence ATGCATCCTGAGATCGAGAAGATTCAACGGGACGTCGAAGGGCAAAGCGCCTTCTGTCGGACGCTCAAGGACGCCATCGGGCAGGTCATTGTCGGCCAGAATCACCTGATCGACCGGCTGCTGATCGCGCTGCTGGCCGATGGTCACATTCTGCTGGAGGGGGTCCCCGGTCTGGCGAAAACACTGTCGGTTCGCACGCTGGCCGATGCCATCCGCGCCGACTTTCGCCGATTGCAATTCACCCCCGATCTGCTGCCCGCCGATTTGCTCGGCACCATGGTCTACCACCCCAACACCGGTGAATTCTCAGCGCGCAAAGGCCCGATCTTCGCCAACATCATCCTCGCCGATGAGATCAACCGCGCCCCGGCAAAAGTTCAGAGCGCCCTGTTGGAAGCGATGCAGGAACGGCAGGTGACGATTTCATCCAGCAGTTACCCGCTGCCGTCACCGTTTCTGGTATTGGCCACCCAAAACCCGATCGAGCAGGAAGGGACCTACCCCCTCCCCGAGGCGCAGGTCGACCGGTTCATGCTGAAGGTGATCGTCGGATACCCGTCGCGCGACGAAGAGCGCGCCATCATGGATCGCATGACCGGGGAACAGCTTCCGAAGGTCCGGCCGGTGGTCACGCCCGAAGAGATCATCGCCGCGCGCGCCGTCGTGCGACGCATCTACATCGACGACAAGGTGAAGGACTACATCGTCAACATCGTCCATGCCTCACGCAAGCCGGAAGCATACGGTCTCGACCTCACCGGGCTGATTGCCTACGGTGCGTCTCCGCGTGCGTCGATCTATCTGAATCTCGCCGCGCGCGCGCATGCCTTCGTCTCCGGACGCGCGTTCGTCACGCCCGAGGACATCAAGTCGGTCGGGCCGGACGTGTTGCGCCATCGCGTGATCGTCACCTACGAAGCCGAAGCCGAACAGGTGACATCCGCAACCGTCGTGCAGCGCTTGTTCGATCATGTCGAAGTGCCATAG
- a CDS encoding NHL repeat-containing protein: protein MSSACLIAAWGMLLHGCATTAPGQAGGIGPRTQLAVVTIIDEQYIRSLAGSASTVGNDLSPDMRPVSVAPHTDGGAVVLDADGRLLVDIRDSASARSTGTPLRISPAQSREPVCARIDALGHLYLCDAADRRILIFDSQLRPLERMPELPFDALGLAAGRLGGLALGPTGEMYIADQTNGRVYELDAAGGFVRTLGDGEQLWARLQRPIGLAVGRQDRAVYVCDAALGCIVVFESDGSPRAVLGGGHLKEPVAVTIDARGRCIVADRKAMTLVVLSRHGELERTIDGADLDVSPFGGPTDVVLSDSTLWIADPPTGRVLQVRLREPTGD, encoded by the coding sequence ATGAGTTCGGCCTGCCTGATCGCCGCATGGGGGATGCTGTTGCACGGCTGCGCGACGACGGCGCCCGGTCAGGCCGGCGGCATCGGACCGCGCACCCAGTTGGCCGTGGTGACGATTATCGATGAACAGTACATACGTTCGCTCGCCGGCAGTGCCTCAACCGTCGGTAACGACTTAAGTCCGGACATGCGCCCGGTCTCGGTCGCGCCACACACCGACGGCGGCGCCGTGGTGTTAGATGCCGATGGACGCCTGCTGGTGGACATCCGCGATTCGGCATCCGCGCGCTCGACCGGCACTCCACTGCGGATCTCACCCGCGCAGAGTCGTGAGCCGGTCTGTGCGCGCATCGATGCGTTGGGTCATCTGTATCTCTGCGATGCCGCCGACCGCCGCATTCTGATCTTCGACTCACAACTGCGCCCCCTCGAACGCATGCCGGAACTTCCGTTCGATGCCCTCGGTCTGGCCGCTGGCCGTCTCGGCGGGCTGGCGCTGGGGCCGACGGGGGAGATGTACATCGCCGATCAGACCAATGGGCGCGTGTATGAACTGGATGCCGCCGGCGGCTTCGTCCGCACCCTCGGCGACGGCGAGCAATTGTGGGCGCGACTGCAGCGTCCGATCGGTCTGGCCGTCGGCCGACAGGATCGCGCCGTGTACGTCTGCGACGCCGCCCTGGGATGTATCGTTGTCTTCGAGTCGGATGGTTCGCCGCGCGCCGTGTTGGGGGGCGGTCACCTTAAGGAGCCGGTCGCCGTGACGATCGACGCGCGCGGCCGGTGCATCGTCGCCGACCGCAAGGCCATGACACTGGTTGTGCTCTCGCGTCATGGCGAGTTGGAGCGCACAATTGACGGCGCCGATCTGGATGTGTCCCCGTTCGGCGGCCCGACCGACGTTGTTCTGAGCGATTCGACCCTGTGGATTGCCGACCCGCCGACCGGACGCGTGCTGCAGGTCCGGCTGCGCGAACCGACCGGCGATTGA